CCGACTGGCCGGTCACGGCGCTGATGCGCGAGGGGACGATCTCGGACGACGGTCTCGAGCCCGGTGGAGACCGGGACCAGCCGGTGGCGGTGCTCGCGAACAACACGGTGGTCGCCTGTTCGGCATCGGCTCGTGCAGAGGGGGTGCGCCGCGGCCAGCGTCGCCGTGACGCGCAGGCCCGGTGCCCCGGCCTGCGGATCGTTCCCGCAGACCCCGCCCGCGACCAGCGCACGTTCGCCCCGGTGGTGGCCGGTCTCGAAGAGCACGCCCCGGGGGTGCAGATCCTGCGGCCGGGGCTGTGCGCGCTGCGCGCCCGAGGACCCTCGCGCTATTACGGCGGCGAGGCGGAGGCCGCGCAGATGCTGCGGGGTGTGCTGGGCGAACTCGACCTCTTCGATGTGCGGGCCGGCATCGCCGACGGACCCTTCACCGCCGAGCACGCCGCCCGGGTCGGCACCAGCGCCACCTCGCCGGTGTGCGTGGTTCCGGCGGGGGGTGCCGCGGGGTTCCTCGCTCCGCTGTCGGTCGCCGCGCTCGGGTTCGAGACCGGGGGAGGCGGCCTCGACCCCGAGCTGCTCGCCCGGCTCGGAGTGCACACCCTCGGCGCCTTCGCCGCGATGGACGCCGACCGCGTGCGCGAACGGTTCGGCGAAGGCGGAGTGCGGCTGCATGCGCTGGCGGGGGGCCGCGACTCCCAGCCGGTGCTGCCGCGGGTGCCGCCGCCCGAGCTGCACCGCGAGGTGGCGTTCGAGCCTCCGCTGGAGATCGCCGAGCAGGTGGCCTTCGGCATGCGCATCGCGGCGGAGGAGTTCATGGCCGGCCTCGCCGCGCTCGCCCTGGTGTGCACCGAGCTGCGGGTGGAGCTGTACGGCGACCGGGGGGAGCGCAGCGAACGGGTGTGGCTGCATCCGGGATCGTTCGACCCCGCCGCGATCGTCGACCGTGTGCGATGGCAGCTCGCAGAAGACGCCCAGACCAGGGTGCTCAAAAGCGGTGTGATCCTGGTGCGGATCTCTCCGGAGGCGGTGGATGCGGCATCCCACCACGTCCCGGCCATCTTCGGCGCCGGCACCGACGAGCGCGTGCACCATGCGCTCTCGCGTGTGCAGGCGATGCTCGGGCATCGCGGGGTGCTGACACCGGCCATCGGTGGTGGACGATGGCTGATCGAGCGGCAGGTGCTGGTCGCGTGGGGCGATCGTCAGGTGATCAACGCCACGCGGAATCAGCCGTGGCCGGGCAGCCTGCCCGATCCGCTGCCGAGCACCGTGTTCTCGGCGCGCGTGGCGGTCGAGGTCGTCGATGCCGACGGCGACGCGGTGGCGGTCGGCGACCGCGACGCCCTGACATCGGCGCCCGCCCTGCTCTACGGTCCTGATCAGGACGGCGGGGATCGGGCGCGCGTGATCCGCGAGTGGGCGGGGCCGTGGCCGGTGATCGAGCGGGGGTGGGATGCCGCGCGCACCCGTCGCGCGCATCGCTTCCAGATCGTCGATGCCGACGATGTCGCCTGGCTGCTGGTCTGCGAGCACGGGGAGTGGTTCGCCGAGGGCAGGTACGACTGATGGGCTTCAACAACCCCTCCGTCCCCTGGTCGGAGATCGAACGGCTGCTGAGCGACCGCCGGGCGCCGAGCGCGCCGGCCGGCGCGGACGGCGGAGACAGCCCCGCCTGGTTGCGCAAGCGCGGAAAATACGAGGCGCCCTCCATCGCGCGACCGGCCGACGTCGTGCCCTATGCCGAGCTGCACGCCCACTCGTCGTACTCGTTCCTGGACGGCGCCTCTTCCCCCGAAGAGCTCGCCGAAGAGGCCGAGCGGCTCGGCCTGCACGCCCTCGCGATCACCGACCACGACGGGTTCTACGGGATCGTGCGCTTCGCCGAGGCAGCAGAGTCGCTGCAGGTCAAGACGGTGTTCGGCGCGGAGCTCTCGCTCGAGCTCCCCAAGCCGCAGAACGGCGAGGCCGACCCGGTCGGCGCGCACCTGCTCGTTCTCGCCCGCGGCGAGGAGGGCTACCACCGGCTCGCCTCCGCCATCACGCACGCTCAGCTCAACGGCGCAGAGAAGGGACGGCCCCGCTACGACCTCGAGGAGCTCGCCGACCAGGCCGGTGGACACTGGGCGATCCTGACCGGGTGTCGCAAAGGTGCGGTGCGGCGCGCGCTGGCGGAGGGAGGGGCGGATGCCGCGGCATCCGCTCTGGATTCCCTCGTCGATCTCTTCGGGCAGGACAGCGTGCATGTCGAGCTGATCGATCACGGCGATCCGCTCGACTCGCGCCACAACGACGTGCTCGCCGCGCTCGCCGCGCAACGCGGGCTGCCGATCCTCGCGAGCAACAACGTGCACTACGCAGTTCCCGAGCGCGCACACCTCGCGGCAGCGGTCGCGGCGGTGCGCGCCAACCGCGGGCTCGACGAGCTCGACGGCTGGCTGCCCGCCCACGCCGGCGCGCACCTGCGCTCGGGTGCCGAGATGCGGGAGCGCTTCGCACGGTATCCCGGAGCCGTCGAGCGCACGGTGACGCTCGCCGACGAACTGGCATTCCCGCTGCGGCGGGCAAAGCCCGCGCTGCCGAAGCAGAAGGTGCCCGACGGGCACACGCCCATGTCGTGGCTGCGGCACCTCGTGTGGCAGGCGGTGCCGCGCAAGTATCCGGATCTGTCGGAGGCCGACCGCGTCCGCATCGAGAAGGAGCTCGGCGTCATCGAGATGAAGGACTTCCCGGGCTACTTCCTGATCGTCTACGGCATCGTTCAGGAGGCGCGGCGCCGAGGCATCCTGTGTCAGGGTCGTGGGTCTGCCGCCAACAGCGCCGTCTGCTACCTGCTCGATATCACCGCGGTCGATTCGATCGCGTACAAGCTGCCGTTCGAGCGGTTCCTGTCGTCGCTGCGCGACGAGGAGCCCGATATCGACGTGGACTTCGATTCCGATCGCCGCGAGGAGATCATCCAATGGGTCTTCAACGAATACGGCCGTGACCGTGCTGCCCAGGTCGCCAACGTGATCCAGTACCGGCCGAAGAACGCCGTGCGCGACATGGCCAAGGCGCTCGGTCATTCACCCGGTCAGCAGGATGCCTGGTCGAAGCAGGTCGAAGGGTGGGGGGCATCGCTGTCGACCGCGCAGGGGCACGACATCCCCGATCAGGTGATCGAGTTCGCGACGGAGCTGCTGAAGGCCCCGCGGCATCTGGGCATCCACTCCGGCGGCATGGTGCTGACCGATCGTCCGGTCGGCGAGGTGGTGCCGATCGAGCACGCGCGCATGGAGAACCGGACGGTGATCCAGTGGGACAAGGACGACGCGGCCTGGATGGGGCTCGTCAAATTCGACCTCCTCGGACTCGGGATGCTGGCGGCGCTGCAGTACTGCTTCGATCTCATCGCAGGGTCCACTGGTGAGCGGTGGGAGCTGTCGACGATCCCGAAAGAGGAGAAGGCCGTCTACGACATGCTGTGCCGGGCGGATTCGATCGGGGTGTTCCAGGTCGAATCGCGGGCGCAGATGGGACTGCTTCCCCGACTGCAGCCCCGGGCGTACTACGACCTGGTCATCGAGATCGCATTGATCCGGCCGGGACCCATTCAGGGCGGCGCGGTGCATCCGTTCGTGCGGCGCAAACTCGGGCTCGAGGAGACCACGTATCCGCACCCCAAGCTCGTGCCGGTCCTGGAGCGCACCCGCGGCATCCCGATCTTCCAGGAGCAGCTCATGCAGATGGCGGTCGCCGTCGGCGAGGTCAGCGGCGAGGACGCCGATCTGCTGCGGCGGGCGATGGGATCCAAGCGCGGAATCGAGAGGATCGAATCGCTGCGCGAGAAGCTCTACGAGGGCATGGCGCGCAATGGTCTGGTGGGGGATGCCGCTGACGACATCTACGCGCGGATCCAGGCGTTCGCGAACTTCGGGTTCGCCGAATCGCACTCGCTGTCGTTCGGGCTGCTGGT
This portion of the Microbacterium pygmaeum genome encodes:
- a CDS encoding DNA polymerase Y family protein; its protein translation is MRPDAPVRSLVLWLPDWPVTALMREGTISDDGLEPGGDRDQPVAVLANNTVVACSASARAEGVRRGQRRRDAQARCPGLRIVPADPARDQRTFAPVVAGLEEHAPGVQILRPGLCALRARGPSRYYGGEAEAAQMLRGVLGELDLFDVRAGIADGPFTAEHAARVGTSATSPVCVVPAGGAAGFLAPLSVAALGFETGGGGLDPELLARLGVHTLGAFAAMDADRVRERFGEGGVRLHALAGGRDSQPVLPRVPPPELHREVAFEPPLEIAEQVAFGMRIAAEEFMAGLAALALVCTELRVELYGDRGERSERVWLHPGSFDPAAIVDRVRWQLAEDAQTRVLKSGVILVRISPEAVDAASHHVPAIFGAGTDERVHHALSRVQAMLGHRGVLTPAIGGGRWLIERQVLVAWGDRQVINATRNQPWPGSLPDPLPSTVFSARVAVEVVDADGDAVAVGDRDALTSAPALLYGPDQDGGDRARVIREWAGPWPVIERGWDAARTRRAHRFQIVDADDVAWLLVCEHGEWFAEGRYD
- a CDS encoding error-prone DNA polymerase, whose translation is MGFNNPSVPWSEIERLLSDRRAPSAPAGADGGDSPAWLRKRGKYEAPSIARPADVVPYAELHAHSSYSFLDGASSPEELAEEAERLGLHALAITDHDGFYGIVRFAEAAESLQVKTVFGAELSLELPKPQNGEADPVGAHLLVLARGEEGYHRLASAITHAQLNGAEKGRPRYDLEELADQAGGHWAILTGCRKGAVRRALAEGGADAAASALDSLVDLFGQDSVHVELIDHGDPLDSRHNDVLAALAAQRGLPILASNNVHYAVPERAHLAAAVAAVRANRGLDELDGWLPAHAGAHLRSGAEMRERFARYPGAVERTVTLADELAFPLRRAKPALPKQKVPDGHTPMSWLRHLVWQAVPRKYPDLSEADRVRIEKELGVIEMKDFPGYFLIVYGIVQEARRRGILCQGRGSAANSAVCYLLDITAVDSIAYKLPFERFLSSLRDEEPDIDVDFDSDRREEIIQWVFNEYGRDRAAQVANVIQYRPKNAVRDMAKALGHSPGQQDAWSKQVEGWGASLSTAQGHDIPDQVIEFATELLKAPRHLGIHSGGMVLTDRPVGEVVPIEHARMENRTVIQWDKDDAAWMGLVKFDLLGLGMLAALQYCFDLIAGSTGERWELSTIPKEEKAVYDMLCRADSIGVFQVESRAQMGLLPRLQPRAYYDLVIEIALIRPGPIQGGAVHPFVRRKLGLEETTYPHPKLVPVLERTRGIPIFQEQLMQMAVAVGEVSGEDADLLRRAMGSKRGIERIESLREKLYEGMARNGLVGDAADDIYARIQAFANFGFAESHSLSFGLLVYASSWIKLHYPAAFLAGLLRAQPMGFYSPATLSGDARRHGVEVRRPDLLRSGVQAVLEPVAAHPDQVTAGATGMDSCAHRIQPPTGEFDITEPDESAAHRRDGHFAVRLGLAAVKGIGDAVAERIVAARESGGAYRDLRDLVRRTGVTAAQLEALATAGAFECLGITRREGIWLAGSAAQDRAEFLPDSLVSVQPPLFTDPTSYEQLASDLWATGISTDDHPLTHFRSGLDARGVLTSSELRQHESDRRVEVAGLVTHRQRPATASGITFINLEDEHGLVNVICSVGVWNRYRRVVRDAPALIVRGMLERSVEGVTNLVADRFEDLRVEVGHRSRDFR